In a genomic window of Mageeibacillus indolicus UPII9-5:
- a CDS encoding M23 family metallopeptidase produces MVEYKNRVDLITGAGRSHTGTDTDIACSEGTPILAAADVTVTVANGLDSLRGSYGYYIQIDHGGGL; encoded by the coding sequence ATTGTAGAATACAAAAATCGAGTAGACCTTATCACCGGCGCGGGCAGATCCCACACCGGCACCGACACCGACATTGCCTGTTCTGAGGGCACACCAATTCTTGCTGCCGCAGATGTAACTGTCACCGTAGCCAACGGTCTCGACAGCTTGCGTGGCAGCTACGGCTACTATATTCAAATTGACCACGGCGGCGGGCTGTAA